From a region of the Tursiops truncatus isolate mTurTru1 chromosome 2, mTurTru1.mat.Y, whole genome shotgun sequence genome:
- the RNASE10 gene encoding inactive ribonuclease-like protein 10: MWRKERRPQRLCCRGLGESTISTGGKFHFKVSPLFPSSPPGKMKLTLVQIFFIMLLLLLGLGVGLGLGLQMAAAVLEESDQLLNEFQSSDSHDKAEATREGVGTLRSIETLSNKEVVQLEETTVSEDEVGGNKMLRAEALFQSNKDYLRSDLMDRECNALMAQKMKPHNHTCIPRYIFIHEELEAVKAVCKSPVVACDLKGGKCHKSSRPFDLTICKLSKPGQVTPHCNYITFILEKYIFISCSDMKVQVTSGP; the protein is encoded by the coding sequence atgtggagaaaggagaggagaccCCAAAGACTATGCTGTCGGGGTTTAGGGGAATCTACGATCTCTACTGGAGGCAAGTTTCATTTCAAAGTCAGTCCTctgtttccctcctcccctccaggcaAAATGAAGCTGACCCTGGTGCAGATCTTTTTCATAATGTTGCTGCTCCTGCTGGGCCTGGGGGTAGGCCTGGGGCTGGGACTTCAGATGGCCGCAGCAGTCCTGGAGGAAAGTGATCAGCTACTGAATGAGTTTCAGTCCAGTGACTCACATGACAAGGCTGAAGCCACTAGGGAGGGAGTGGGCACCCTTCGAAGCATAGAAACGCTTAGCAACAAAGAAGTGGTGCAACTGGAAGAGACCACCGTCAGTGAAGATGAAGTTGGAGGAAACAAGATGCTCAGAGCTGAGGCTCTCTTTCAGAGCAACAAAGACTATCTGAGGTCTGACCTGATGGACAGGGAATGCAATGCCCTGATGGCACAGAAGATGAAGCCGCACAACCACACATGCATACCCCGGTACATATTCATCCATGAGGAACTAGAGGCAGTCAAAGCTGTCTGTAAGAGTCCTGTTGTTGCCTGTGACCTCAAGGGAGGCAAGTGTCACAAAAGCTCCCGTCCTTTTGATTTGACAATCTGCAAGTTATCCAAACCAGGCCAAGTCACTCCTCACTGCAATTACATAACTTTCATTCttgaaaagtacatttttataTCCTGTAGTGACATGAAAGTCCAGGTAACATCTGGACCATGA